From Triticum aestivum cultivar Chinese Spring chromosome 4A, IWGSC CS RefSeq v2.1, whole genome shotgun sequence, a single genomic window includes:
- the LOC123082249 gene encoding B3 domain-containing protein Os03g0619600-like, giving the protein MNNSCQGCKRYWNHLHGKVTCFVRRMSKSSRHCMVIPERFAKHFAGKMPRTVKLEGPNGILYDVGVTEHRNRKVIQSGWEVFVDANDIVQKDSLMFRYRGSSRFKVAVFDSSGCEKTVPCFGIGSSMSDQPITNSTGMSGSSSDRNTHSSMGQQSDGCQSESSGHCRKLAWTDAASSPSEDLPGEDSPYEHESSGSDDHTLPKMISTVRIKEEQCSDASGRSDGCHSGSTRKTAVISTPSAESGRPKDKYVLSSRSNLADAQKEKIDKLLQDVQSRTLAFVAIMRKSNVQPPYPSLTIMKEYAVAHFPHESASVILQRPGENKRWYPRFYEGNDSIHKIRGEWLDFVCDNSVEEGDICIFVPAKGGGRFTFTVHLLRAESKAHAGHFVPPYMLSQMSFLSPLQQSIVEDKAEAIQLEAHLYVAIMNKTNVGVKGHYSLEFGAKYAAVYLPKEERTILLQRKGKEWQTQMHIRNGRRRVLEGGWHKFVSDNRLRVGDICLFELKRNRRKLTMIVHIISRDQC; this is encoded by the exons ATGAACAATTCGTGCCAGGGCTGCAAGAGATACTGGAACCATCTACATGGGAAGGTCACTTGTTTCGTCAGGCGGATGAGCAAAAGTTCAAGACATTGCATG GTCATACCAGAGAGGTTTGCAAAGCATTTCGCAGGGAAAATGCCACGGACCGTCAAACTAGAAGGCCCTAATGGCATTCTGTATGATGTTGGAGTTACTGAGCACAGGAATAGAAAAGTCATCCAATCTGGATGGGAGGTGTTTGTTGATGCCAATGACATAGTACAGAAAGACTCATTGATGTTCCGATACCGTGGAAGTTCTCGCTTCAAGGTTGCGGTCTTTGATTCTAGTGGTTGTGAGAAAACTGTGCCCTGTTTTGGCATAGGGAGCTCTATGAGTGATCAACCAATCACAAATTCTACAGGAATGTCAGGCAGTTCCAGCGACCGTAATACTCACTCGTCAATGGGTCAGCAATCAGATGGATGCCAAAGTGAAAGCTCAGGACATTGTAGAAAACTGGCCTGGACAGACGCAGCATCGTCTCCATCTGAGGATTTGCCAG GAGAAGACAGTCCTTACGAGCATGAGTCTTCAGGATCGGATGATCACACACTCCCAAAGATGATCTCAACAGTGCGTATTAAGGAGGAGCAATGTTCTGATG CAAGTGGAAGATCAGACGGATGCCACAGTGGGAGTACTAGAAAGACAGCTGTTATATCCACTCCATCTGCGGAGTCAG GACGTCCAAAGGATAAGTATGTGTTGTCAAGTAGGAGTAATTTGGCTGATGCACAAAAAGAGAAAATAGATAAGCTTCTCCAGGACGTTCAATCCAGAACTCTTGCATTCGTGGCTATCATGAGGAAGTCCAATGTCCAACCACCGTATCCTTCTCTG ACCATCATGAAGGAATACGCAGTTGCACACTTTCCCCATGAAAGTGCATCTGTCATACTTCAGAGGCCGGGCGAGAACAAAAGGTGGTACCCCAGGTTCTACGAGGGGAATGATAGTATTCACAAGATTAGGGGGGAGTGGTTAGACTTTGTTTGTGACAATAGTGTGGAGGAGGGAGATATCTGCATCTTTGTACCAGCAAAGGGTGGGGGAAGGTTCACATTTACGGTTCATCTACTTCGCGCAGAAAGCAAGGCGCACGCAGGTCATTTTGTGCCGCCCTACATGCTGTCACAAATGAGCTTTCTGTCTCCATTGCAACAGAGCATAGTTGAAGATAAAGCGGAAGCCATCCAACTCGAAGCACATCTGTATGTGGCAATCATGAACAaaaccaatgttggtgtcaaaggGCATTACAGCCTG GAGTTTGGTGCAAAATATGCTGCTGTGTATCTTCCAAAGGAAGAGCGAACTATTTTGCTCCAGCGTAAGGGGAAGGAATGGCAAACTCAGATGCATATTCGGAATGGTAGGAGGCGTGTCCTTGAAGGAGGTTGGCACAAATTTGTCAGTGACAACCGTCTGCGAGTTGGTGATATCTGTCTGTTTGAGCTGAAGCGGAACCGGAGGAAGCTTACCATGATTGTCCATATCATTTCCCGTGATCAGTGTTAG